A section of the Ornithinimicrobium sufpigmenti genome encodes:
- a CDS encoding TadE/TadG family type IV pilus assembly protein, translating into MARVQRATGRDRGSSSVEVVVLLPLVLLLLFAMVQGGLWFHARAVALGAAQEGARVAAAENSTAGAGIAAATSFVADAGPGVVLDPAVAGSRSTTTATISVTGQAQSLIPFLNPAVVQSASFPVERISP; encoded by the coding sequence GTGGCGCGTGTCCAACGTGCCACCGGCCGGGACCGTGGCTCGAGCTCGGTCGAGGTCGTCGTCCTGCTGCCGCTGGTGCTCCTGCTGCTGTTCGCGATGGTGCAGGGCGGGCTGTGGTTCCACGCCCGCGCGGTCGCCCTCGGCGCGGCCCAGGAAGGAGCCCGCGTCGCCGCCGCCGAGAACTCAACAGCTGGTGCGGGGATCGCGGCAGCCACCTCGTTCGTCGCCGACGCCGGCCCCGGCGTCGTGCTCGACCCGGCCGTGGCCGGGTCCCGGTCAACCACGACCGCGACCATCTCCGTCACCGGCCAGGCCCAGAGCCTCATCCCGTTCCTCAACCCTGCCGTCGTGCAGTCCGCCAGCTTCCCCGTGGAGCGGATCTCGCCATGA
- a CDS encoding pilus assembly protein has translation MFVIVLATSFLLMVGLAVDVAGHLHAMQEARATAREAARVGGQEVQTPTGVRGLGVVADPGRAAAAAEAYLYQAGVAGSASVTGPTSIAVTVTSTYPTKFLSIIGVTSLSATGSAQARITRSVEGVEQ, from the coding sequence GTGTTCGTGATCGTTTTGGCGACCTCGTTCCTGCTCATGGTCGGCCTGGCCGTCGACGTCGCCGGACACCTGCACGCCATGCAGGAGGCCCGCGCCACCGCCCGCGAGGCCGCCCGGGTCGGCGGGCAAGAGGTCCAGACACCGACCGGGGTCCGCGGCCTGGGTGTGGTGGCCGACCCCGGCCGCGCCGCAGCCGCCGCCGAGGCCTACCTCTACCAGGCCGGGGTCGCCGGGTCGGCATCCGTGACCGGCCCGACCAGCATCGCCGTCACCGTCACCTCCACCTACCCGACCAAGTTCTTGTCCATCATCGGCGTCACCAGCTTGAGTGCAACGGGCTCGGCGCAGGCACGGATCACCCGGTCCGTGGAAGGAGTAGAGCAATGA
- a CDS encoding TadE/TadG family type IV pilus assembly protein, with protein MSTRSGKGERGAVSVELVILGPVLLLFVLVVFFAGRYALAQQAVQAAAAEAARAASIARSAGDASGAATASASASLANQGVRCATQSVTVDTSAFATSPGTPGLVTVTVSCQVDMTDLAFPGIPGNRTLQASMASPIDTYRSRQG; from the coding sequence ATGAGCACACGCAGCGGCAAGGGTGAACGGGGGGCGGTGTCGGTGGAACTGGTGATCCTCGGCCCGGTCCTGCTCCTGTTCGTGCTGGTTGTGTTCTTCGCCGGCCGGTACGCCTTGGCGCAGCAGGCGGTGCAGGCCGCCGCAGCCGAAGCGGCCCGGGCCGCGTCTATCGCCCGCTCCGCCGGCGACGCCTCCGGTGCCGCGACCGCGTCCGCGTCAGCATCGCTGGCCAACCAGGGCGTGCGCTGCGCGACGCAGTCGGTGACGGTGGACACCAGCGCCTTCGCGACCAGCCCCGGCACTCCTGGGCTGGTCACGGTGACCGTGTCCTGCCAGGTCGACATGACGGATCTGGCCTTCCCCGGCATCCCGGGCAACCGCACCCTGCAAGCATCCATGGCCTCGCCGATCGACACCTACCGCTCCCGGCAAGGGTGA
- a CDS encoding ATP-binding protein, producing MQKLEVPAPGQDVVLRLRGSQQQYTVTGRLNSTSIDKASVTLEDGRVLHIPFSAVLSMHVASRPPAPPLHTATASRPALTNIAGILDLLEKRTGRLQPDFLRKVNEALLALEHESGGALSPQVNSLRTTVELMLRRRQTQGVERSWPLRSELERHISNYQGQRPNLTPGSIEARIHAIMQSLAEADETAWTKFAMRYEPQPRIVVKHTVHVTVEAGGEFVLPIRVALDRASVPARQLAVRIDRCRSLSVIGTSPVLDELRPGDTSVIEIRMKDKRRQGARGQLKVTAHLIYQGVVADALETPTQDLAIHIRTPEVHKPIHNPFRDYAGGVPVDDARMFFGRDGLVDEITDLLSEPTSGRCFALYGQKRTGKTSLMEQVKRQLVERGVIVADVSMGTIDRHDLTASFIAEVLDEYRLQVGEKLRADVFENLLTRWPSQSEVQRAPLRSFRLAVRAAKGLLIQSGMDSPKFAIVADEFTYLYEILRRPRVQVSENNQLRDFMRQWKGLLEARLFSALLVGQDTMPNFLRAFPNEFSVMRTSRLDYLTHEETMKLAELPTLHEDGSSRFNGYSLSYVPSYTDGHPFFTQILCDRLIAIANAENRVDFAESDIERAVESLIEGPRALDYHIFDCLLSADNTGVLLDDLRDEFSSPDEDEVSDTSFEVLRRIAVVSGGQNTPVPVDELALSHDQERAYKDLCVRHVVNEKDGRAQIRVLLFAEYLRRNCS from the coding sequence TTGCAGAAACTGGAAGTGCCCGCGCCTGGGCAGGACGTCGTCCTACGGCTGCGCGGCAGCCAGCAGCAGTACACAGTCACTGGCCGTCTGAACTCCACATCGATCGATAAGGCATCCGTGACGCTGGAGGACGGGCGCGTGCTCCACATACCGTTCTCGGCGGTCCTCAGTATGCATGTGGCCAGTCGGCCCCCTGCGCCACCACTCCACACCGCTACAGCGAGCCGACCGGCGCTGACCAACATCGCTGGCATTCTCGACCTCCTTGAGAAGCGCACTGGGCGACTCCAGCCGGACTTCTTGCGGAAGGTGAATGAAGCGCTACTGGCTCTGGAGCACGAATCGGGCGGAGCCCTCTCTCCTCAAGTGAACAGCCTTCGCACCACAGTTGAGTTGATGCTTCGCCGTCGCCAAACACAGGGGGTCGAAAGGTCATGGCCGCTGCGCAGCGAGCTCGAACGGCACATAAGCAATTACCAGGGCCAGCGACCGAACCTGACTCCTGGATCCATAGAGGCACGCATTCATGCCATCATGCAGTCCTTAGCTGAAGCTGACGAGACAGCATGGACAAAATTTGCCATGCGATACGAACCTCAACCCCGAATCGTGGTCAAGCACACTGTACATGTGACCGTGGAAGCGGGGGGCGAGTTCGTCCTTCCTATTCGCGTGGCTCTAGACCGAGCGAGCGTTCCGGCACGACAGCTCGCCGTACGAATTGACCGCTGTCGCTCCCTTTCCGTCATCGGCACCTCGCCCGTTCTCGATGAACTACGCCCGGGCGACACCTCCGTGATCGAAATCCGCATGAAAGACAAACGGCGCCAGGGGGCGCGCGGCCAACTGAAAGTCACCGCCCATTTGATATATCAAGGCGTCGTGGCGGATGCGCTGGAAACACCGACCCAGGATCTCGCGATCCACATTCGCACACCTGAAGTGCACAAGCCTATTCATAACCCGTTCAGAGACTACGCGGGGGGCGTACCGGTCGACGACGCTCGCATGTTTTTCGGGCGCGACGGTCTTGTAGACGAGATAACCGATCTACTGAGCGAGCCGACATCTGGCCGCTGCTTCGCGCTCTACGGACAGAAACGCACAGGAAAGACCAGCCTGATGGAGCAGGTCAAGCGCCAGTTGGTAGAGCGCGGAGTCATCGTCGCGGACGTCTCAATGGGGACCATCGACCGGCATGACTTAACTGCGAGCTTCATCGCGGAGGTGCTCGACGAATACCGTCTGCAGGTCGGAGAAAAGCTTCGAGCCGATGTTTTTGAGAACCTGTTGACGCGCTGGCCCTCCCAAAGTGAGGTACAACGAGCACCATTACGGAGTTTCCGTCTAGCAGTCAGAGCGGCCAAGGGCCTGCTTATACAGTCGGGAATGGACTCACCCAAGTTCGCTATCGTTGCTGACGAATTCACGTACCTCTATGAGATTCTGCGGCGGCCGAGAGTCCAAGTCAGCGAGAATAACCAGTTGCGGGACTTCATGCGACAATGGAAGGGCCTCCTCGAGGCTCGCCTTTTCTCAGCGCTTCTTGTGGGCCAGGATACGATGCCGAACTTCCTCAGAGCTTTCCCCAACGAATTCAGTGTCATGCGCACGAGTCGACTGGACTACCTAACGCACGAAGAGACAATGAAACTCGCGGAACTTCCCACCCTCCACGAGGATGGTTCCTCGCGGTTTAACGGATATAGCCTTTCCTACGTTCCTTCCTATACAGATGGGCATCCGTTCTTCACACAGATACTCTGCGATCGGCTCATCGCAATCGCGAATGCCGAGAATCGTGTTGACTTCGCTGAGTCGGACATCGAGCGCGCCGTTGAATCACTGATTGAAGGGCCCCGCGCTTTGGACTATCACATCTTCGACTGTCTTCTATCCGCGGACAACACAGGAGTGCTCCTGGACGACCTCCGCGACGAGTTTTCCAGTCCGGATGAAGATGAAGTGAGCGACACATCCTTCGAGGTGCTCCGACGCATTGCTGTCGTGTCCGGTGGCCAAAACACCCCCGTGCCAGTTGATGAGCTGGCACTGTCGCACGACCAGGAACGGGCCTATAAGGACCTCTGCGTCCGCCATGTCGTCAATGAGAAGGACGGGCGAGCGCAGATTCGCGTGCTGCTCTTCGCCGAATATTTGAGGAGAAACTGCTCATGA
- a CDS encoding LysM peptidoglycan-binding domain-containing protein, whose amino-acid sequence MRTRQRLTGLGALLLLAGILAGLPALLLTVGGNPLPASVPSIDQIRGALLAPDDGTLALTGAILLGWVVWAALSVSIVIEALCALRGVRAPALPVLALPQFGMRPVVIAALALFIATPTGVSTTPAAASIARVAATAPTTPAAAPLAAAPTLTDVPKTPALTTTTAPTATAPEQERTSRYVVCPGDTLWSIAERHLGSGHAYPLIVEANREQLTRGADWVFPGQVLQLPILSQAAADQAMQQRQQVVVQPGDTLSALAAEHLSEAARWPEIYHASSSIVQPDGRRLQDPDLIYPGWQLNLSAPTTGFNFPDHEDKLRTATGDQDRTTGQDTTGAPARAGTTPPAAAHTDTDPGGPAKGPVLTAARASAVAGTSLGLVAPAGHEAPSPSTDGDESGDMSGEAQGVHPSWVLDGIVGSGALLGGGLFMALTRARRTQARKRRPGRALPPAPAVLAPVDKTLQTQGAAAAPTLEHLDEVLRRLGASRAHDGAPALAAAELSAAGLLLHLASPTNLTAPWQPNAHTDDDTGLGTDQDTGEGLGWLLPAGTPVAEVGPLPADAPAPYPLLVTIGTEDDGTTWLLNLEDSVVTLTGAGEYVADLARYLAAEIAVNPWSVGVRLDCVGIAEQVTGMNPARLRVGGPDAVDKLLTEALGVFDRLGPDWNVPTARVRQEAEDTWPARAVLIEAATALERPAGRHLAQLITTHPGRTSTSLLLTGATPVVAGSAGGLSIEATATGRVLVPSLGLDLIGVGLTDDEAAGCAAMLAHARDESDIPIPPAAPASAAPDATREQGWRTWADQAGALLSEHTIDRHRPDPTNTLDAAILANSFTKVDDAAHPEDATANAETHEVIAAAPADETTQIQQTGEPRYERHDTGEKVAATLLEADDDTYQDEAATTAADLAVLSPGVPDTVGEQLLQADPGLDADLAAWWDEEARVPRLRLLGPVRARTWGRPLVERKAYVTELLAYLALHPGGVTTAEIAEDFGITQAKTRDYINRCREWLGTDPANGTLHLPHAQDSPAARERGGNVYQVLGVLVDVDLFRRLRVRAEARGGPAGIADLKEALRLVEGTPFGQLRRGGWAWLYEGDRIDHHMVCAVVDVAHVVATHDLTIGDLPGARAAAQVAHLAAPYEEITTLDLAAITAREGHTHQAVQLLKEQVCNRTDDPDMPPADLPERTQQIIDRRRWLQDRSRAV is encoded by the coding sequence ATGAGAACCCGCCAACGCCTCACCGGTCTGGGCGCACTGCTCCTCCTGGCCGGCATCCTGGCCGGGCTACCCGCCCTGCTGCTGACTGTCGGCGGTAACCCGCTACCGGCCAGCGTCCCCAGCATCGACCAGATCCGTGGTGCACTGCTCGCACCCGACGACGGCACCCTGGCCCTGACCGGGGCCATCCTGCTCGGCTGGGTCGTCTGGGCCGCGCTCAGCGTCAGCATCGTCATCGAAGCGCTCTGCGCACTGCGTGGGGTGCGTGCGCCGGCCCTGCCCGTGCTGGCGCTGCCGCAGTTCGGGATGCGACCGGTAGTTATTGCGGCGCTGGCCCTGTTCATCGCCACCCCGACCGGCGTCAGTACAACGCCTGCCGCGGCCAGCATCGCTCGTGTGGCAGCGACCGCCCCCACTACGCCAGCTGCAGCACCGCTGGCCGCTGCCCCGACCCTCACGGACGTGCCCAAGACGCCAGCTCTCACGACAACAACCGCCCCGACAGCAACCGCCCCCGAACAGGAGCGGACGAGCAGGTACGTGGTCTGCCCGGGGGACACTCTCTGGTCGATCGCCGAGCGCCACCTAGGGTCGGGCCACGCCTACCCGCTCATCGTCGAGGCCAACCGGGAGCAGTTGACCCGTGGTGCGGACTGGGTTTTCCCGGGTCAGGTGCTGCAGCTACCGATCCTGTCCCAAGCCGCCGCCGACCAGGCCATGCAGCAACGCCAGCAGGTGGTCGTGCAACCCGGGGACACCCTGAGCGCCTTGGCTGCTGAGCACTTGAGCGAAGCCGCCCGGTGGCCCGAGATCTACCACGCCTCCAGCTCCATCGTGCAACCAGACGGGCGCCGCTTGCAGGACCCTGACCTGATCTACCCCGGATGGCAGCTGAACCTCTCCGCCCCCACCACTGGGTTCAACTTCCCTGACCACGAGGACAAGCTGCGTACCGCCACGGGCGATCAGGACAGGACCACCGGTCAAGACACCACGGGTGCCCCCGCCCGGGCCGGAACCACACCGCCGGCAGCCGCGCACACCGACACAGACCCGGGCGGGCCAGCAAAGGGCCCAGTTCTCACCGCCGCGCGAGCCTCGGCCGTGGCCGGGACGTCCCTTGGCCTGGTCGCACCTGCCGGACACGAAGCACCGTCTCCGTCCACGGATGGGGACGAAAGCGGGGACATGTCCGGGGAAGCGCAGGGGGTGCACCCCTCGTGGGTGCTGGACGGGATCGTGGGTTCCGGAGCGTTACTGGGCGGCGGACTGTTCATGGCCCTGACTCGCGCCCGCCGGACCCAGGCCCGAAAGCGGCGCCCCGGGCGTGCGCTGCCGCCGGCACCAGCGGTGCTGGCCCCGGTGGACAAGACCCTCCAGACCCAGGGCGCGGCCGCCGCACCCACACTGGAGCACCTCGATGAGGTCCTGCGCCGTCTGGGCGCGTCCCGCGCCCACGACGGAGCACCCGCTCTCGCCGCCGCCGAGCTCTCCGCGGCCGGCCTCCTGCTGCACCTGGCCTCCCCGACCAACCTGACCGCCCCGTGGCAGCCCAACGCGCACACCGACGACGACACGGGACTGGGCACCGACCAAGACACAGGGGAGGGTCTGGGGTGGCTCCTGCCGGCCGGCACACCAGTGGCAGAGGTGGGCCCGTTGCCAGCCGACGCGCCAGCGCCCTACCCCCTGCTGGTGACCATCGGCACCGAAGATGACGGAACGACCTGGCTGCTGAACCTAGAGGACTCGGTGGTGACCCTGACCGGGGCGGGTGAGTACGTAGCCGACCTGGCCCGATACCTGGCCGCCGAGATCGCGGTCAACCCCTGGTCGGTCGGGGTACGCCTGGACTGTGTCGGCATCGCCGAGCAGGTCACCGGGATGAACCCGGCCCGTCTGCGGGTGGGCGGCCCAGACGCCGTGGACAAACTGCTGACCGAGGCACTAGGGGTGTTCGACCGTCTCGGGCCCGACTGGAACGTACCCACCGCCCGGGTCCGACAGGAGGCCGAGGACACCTGGCCCGCCCGCGCCGTCCTGATCGAGGCCGCCACGGCTTTGGAACGTCCGGCGGGCCGGCACCTGGCGCAGTTGATCACCACTCACCCGGGACGCACCAGTACCAGCCTGCTGCTCACCGGTGCGACCCCGGTCGTGGCGGGCAGTGCCGGTGGCCTGAGTATCGAGGCGACCGCCACGGGCCGGGTCCTGGTGCCCTCCCTGGGCCTAGACCTCATCGGTGTCGGCCTGACCGATGACGAAGCCGCCGGATGCGCGGCCATGCTGGCCCACGCCCGGGACGAGTCGGACATCCCCATACCCCCAGCCGCACCCGCAAGCGCCGCCCCAGATGCCACGCGCGAGCAAGGATGGCGCACCTGGGCCGACCAGGCTGGCGCGCTGCTGTCCGAGCACACCATCGACCGCCACCGCCCCGACCCCACCAACACGCTCGACGCGGCCATCCTCGCCAACAGTTTCACCAAGGTCGACGACGCCGCCCATCCTGAAGACGCCACCGCCAACGCCGAAACTCACGAGGTGATTGCCGCCGCGCCGGCAGATGAGACCACCCAGATTCAACAGACGGGGGAGCCGCGGTACGAACGGCACGACACAGGGGAGAAAGTGGCGGCCACGTTGCTCGAGGCGGACGACGACACCTACCAGGACGAGGCGGCAACGACCGCCGCGGACCTGGCCGTGCTCTCCCCGGGGGTGCCGGACACGGTAGGTGAACAGCTGCTACAGGCCGACCCTGGGCTAGACGCGGACCTGGCCGCCTGGTGGGACGAAGAAGCACGGGTGCCGCGGCTGCGGCTGCTGGGGCCGGTGCGGGCACGGACGTGGGGCCGGCCGCTGGTTGAGCGCAAGGCCTACGTCACCGAGTTGCTGGCCTACCTGGCGCTGCACCCAGGCGGAGTCACCACCGCCGAGATCGCAGAGGATTTTGGCATCACGCAGGCCAAGACACGGGACTACATCAACCGCTGCCGCGAGTGGTTAGGCACCGACCCGGCTAACGGGACCCTTCACCTGCCGCACGCCCAAGACAGCCCAGCGGCACGAGAACGCGGCGGCAACGTCTACCAGGTCCTGGGGGTACTCGTCGACGTCGACCTTTTCCGCCGGCTGCGAGTCCGGGCCGAAGCCCGCGGCGGTCCCGCAGGGATCGCCGACCTCAAGGAAGCGCTGCGTCTGGTCGAAGGGACCCCGTTCGGCCAGTTGCGCCGCGGCGGGTGGGCCTGGCTGTACGAGGGTGATCGCATCGATCACCATATGGTCTGCGCGGTGGTCGACGTCGCCCATGTCGTTGCCACCCATGACCTCACCATCGGTGACCTGCCCGGTGCCCGAGCCGCAGCCCAGGTCGCGCACCTGGCAGCTCCGTATGAGGAGATCACTACCCTCGACCTGGCCGCCATCACCGCCCGAGAGGGCCACACACACCAGGCCGTCCAGCTTCTGAAGGAGCAGGTGTGCAACCGCACCGACGACCCCGACATGCCACCAGCAGACCTGCCAGAACGCACGCAGCAGATCATCGACCGACGCCGTTGGTTACAAGACCGCAGCCGAGCCGTCTGA
- a CDS encoding CpaF family protein produces the protein MSIEDYDPEPGGAISSDPAGLPLFTTPSTPDGTPAQVHGPSRGRRRGGFTFPQATAVDGALGAGDVLTQPQPVPSQSERVGNVVSLPAREVRRSGEHGWGQDGVDWELVASLRQQTADRLSQEGTPTGEDDRQAQQERGRAIITELLSREGTERLRAGEAAWDPQTQDALARAVFDAAFGLGRLQPLVDDPQVENIMIFGHDLVTVELVGGRQVMAQAVADSDQELVDFLSFVASRSEVNARPFSPSHPELHLRLDSGARLAAQAWVTPRPQVVIRRHRLTEVSLEDLVDLGTLSPVAASFLAAAVRSGRSIVVSGAQGAGKTTMVRALCGEIPKYEVIGTFETEYELHLHQMPDRHPYVFAWEARPGSGEVGPDGRQAGQYSLDQALHGSFRMNLNRQIVGEVRGPEAAAMLKAVQSSSGSISTTHAAHAVGALEKLVTCVMESGQHATHDFALRAVAAGIDVVVHVTKQTRPAADGTAQVSRFVSEIIAVTSGEEQTGYAVTHVFKADAGATTAHPHVLPDDYRDLARFGFDLAAFTQEQDGTGA, from the coding sequence GTGAGTATCGAGGACTACGATCCGGAGCCGGGCGGAGCCATCAGTTCTGATCCTGCTGGGCTGCCGCTATTCACCACACCATCCACCCCGGACGGCACGCCGGCGCAGGTGCACGGGCCGTCCCGGGGCCGCCGCCGCGGCGGGTTCACCTTCCCCCAGGCCACAGCCGTGGACGGTGCTCTCGGCGCGGGCGACGTCCTCACTCAGCCGCAGCCGGTCCCGTCGCAGTCGGAGCGGGTGGGCAATGTGGTGTCGTTGCCGGCCCGGGAGGTGCGCCGGTCGGGCGAGCACGGCTGGGGGCAGGACGGGGTGGACTGGGAGCTGGTGGCCAGCCTGCGGCAGCAGACCGCTGACCGGCTCAGCCAGGAAGGCACCCCGACGGGGGAGGATGACCGGCAGGCTCAGCAGGAGCGGGGACGGGCGATCATCACCGAGCTGCTGTCCCGGGAAGGCACTGAGCGGCTGCGGGCCGGCGAAGCCGCCTGGGATCCGCAGACGCAGGATGCCTTGGCCAGGGCCGTCTTCGATGCCGCGTTCGGGCTGGGACGGTTGCAGCCCCTGGTCGATGACCCGCAGGTGGAGAACATCATGATCTTCGGCCACGACCTGGTCACGGTCGAGCTGGTCGGTGGTCGGCAGGTGATGGCGCAGGCGGTGGCTGACTCCGACCAGGAGCTGGTCGACTTCCTGTCTTTCGTGGCCTCCCGCTCCGAGGTCAACGCTCGCCCGTTCTCCCCGTCCCATCCCGAGCTGCACCTGCGCCTGGACAGCGGTGCCCGGCTCGCGGCGCAGGCGTGGGTGACACCGCGCCCGCAGGTGGTGATCCGTCGGCACCGGCTCACCGAGGTGTCCCTGGAGGACCTGGTGGACCTGGGCACGTTGAGCCCCGTGGCGGCGTCGTTCCTGGCCGCGGCCGTCCGCTCCGGTCGCTCGATCGTGGTCTCCGGCGCCCAGGGCGCGGGGAAGACGACGATGGTGCGGGCGCTGTGCGGCGAGATCCCCAAGTACGAGGTGATCGGGACCTTCGAGACCGAGTACGAGCTGCACCTGCACCAGATGCCCGACCGGCACCCGTACGTGTTCGCCTGGGAGGCACGGCCCGGCTCCGGTGAGGTCGGCCCGGACGGCCGGCAGGCCGGTCAGTACAGCCTGGACCAGGCCTTGCACGGCAGCTTCCGGATGAACCTGAACCGGCAGATCGTCGGAGAGGTCCGCGGGCCCGAGGCAGCCGCGATGCTCAAGGCCGTCCAGTCCAGTTCGGGGTCGATCTCCACCACGCACGCCGCCCACGCCGTCGGTGCCCTGGAAAAGCTGGTGACCTGCGTGATGGAGTCCGGGCAGCACGCCACCCACGACTTCGCGCTGCGCGCCGTCGCCGCCGGTATCGATGTCGTGGTCCACGTCACCAAACAGACGCGACCCGCCGCGGACGGGACCGCTCAGGTGTCCCGGTTCGTCTCCGAGATCATCGCCGTCACATCCGGGGAGGAGCAGACCGGGTACGCCGTCACCCACGTGTTCAAGGCCGACGCCGGGGCCACCACGGCTCACCCGCACGTGCTGCCCGATGACTACCGCGACCTGGCCCGGTTCGGGTTCGACCTGGCCGCGTTCACCCAGGAGCAAGACGGGACCGGGGCATGA
- a CDS encoding type II secretion system F family protein, translating into MSVLHLLLTAGGLVGAGLALILHQLTPAHPDLGQALTRLSPAGAPQAQATQGTTASRQVGSGDVRDVLGSWGARHLPTGLWGKVVGTDLTVLGTTPTRFYGEKLLYAAIGIVAGPILAWTLMFSFSIPVYVPVLATLVLVVVLWFIPTYNVLTDAREARVEFARALGAFVDLVALEMVSGSGPRQAMEAAAAAGDSWVFRRLREELARTRWSGITPWDALRHLGDEIDLPDLHELADIMRSSGEDGGRVYPQLKARAVSMRAAILSAQKTRANEVSERMTLPMTLLGLIFLLILITPQLLRMVGS; encoded by the coding sequence ATGAGCGTCCTGCACCTGTTGCTCACCGCTGGCGGCCTGGTCGGTGCTGGCCTCGCGCTGATCCTGCACCAGCTCACCCCCGCCCACCCGGACCTGGGACAGGCACTGACCCGGCTGTCACCCGCTGGCGCCCCGCAGGCCCAGGCAACGCAGGGCACTACCGCGTCCCGGCAGGTAGGGAGTGGTGACGTCCGTGACGTGCTGGGTTCCTGGGGTGCCCGGCACCTGCCCACCGGTCTGTGGGGCAAGGTCGTCGGTACCGACCTGACCGTGCTGGGGACGACACCGACGCGGTTCTACGGCGAGAAGCTGCTGTACGCCGCCATCGGCATAGTGGCCGGCCCGATCCTGGCCTGGACGCTCATGTTCTCCTTCTCTATCCCGGTGTACGTCCCCGTCCTGGCCACCCTGGTGCTGGTCGTGGTGCTGTGGTTCATCCCGACCTACAACGTCCTCACGGATGCTCGCGAGGCCAGGGTCGAGTTCGCCCGCGCGCTGGGGGCGTTCGTCGACCTGGTCGCCCTGGAGATGGTCTCCGGTTCCGGGCCGCGGCAGGCGATGGAGGCCGCGGCCGCGGCCGGCGACTCCTGGGTGTTTCGGCGGCTGCGGGAAGAGCTGGCCCGCACCCGCTGGTCCGGCATCACCCCCTGGGACGCGCTGCGCCACCTGGGCGATGAGATCGACCTGCCCGACCTGCACGAACTGGCCGACATCATGCGCTCCTCCGGTGAGGACGGAGGCCGGGTCTACCCCCAGCTGAAGGCCCGCGCAGTCAGCATGCGCGCCGCGATCCTGTCCGCGCAGAAGACCCGCGCCAACGAGGTCAGCGAACGGATGACGCTACCGATGACCCTGCTCGGGCTGATCTTCCTGCTCATCCTCATCACCCCACAGCTGCTGCGCATGGTGGGGAGCTGA
- a CDS encoding type II secretion system F family protein, whose translation MTTLLVALAGALIAGGTLTLVLGLLARPAPPARPRRSSTRRTRVSPRTRMLLGIGLAVGAVVAVSTGWVIAVAIVPLALAGIPVLLAAPPAQREVARLEAMEEWVRTVAGTLGAGVGLEQALLRSLRSTPEPIKPEVTRLTARLRARWATEDALRAFADDLDDPTGDLIAANLALGARRRGGGLTTVLAALAESVGQDVRARREIESDRAKPRANARLITGITLAVLAFLALSGDYIAPYGSPVGQVLLGLFLALYAGMLIWLHTMAQAKAMPRFIGATVREGAT comes from the coding sequence ATGACCACCCTGCTCGTGGCCCTGGCCGGTGCCCTCATCGCCGGCGGAACTCTCACCCTGGTCCTGGGCCTGCTGGCCCGCCCGGCACCACCGGCCCGGCCCCGTCGATCCAGCACGCGGCGTACCCGGGTCAGCCCGCGCACCCGGATGCTGCTGGGCATCGGGCTAGCCGTCGGTGCTGTGGTGGCGGTGTCGACGGGGTGGGTGATCGCCGTGGCGATTGTCCCGTTGGCCCTGGCCGGGATCCCGGTGCTGCTGGCTGCGCCCCCGGCGCAGCGGGAGGTGGCGCGTCTGGAAGCGATGGAGGAGTGGGTGCGCACCGTGGCCGGGACCCTGGGCGCCGGGGTCGGGCTGGAGCAGGCGCTGCTGCGCTCACTGCGCTCCACCCCCGAGCCGATCAAACCGGAAGTCACCCGCCTGACGGCGCGGTTACGGGCCCGGTGGGCCACCGAGGACGCCCTGCGCGCGTTCGCCGACGACCTGGACGACCCCACCGGGGACCTGATCGCCGCGAACCTGGCCCTGGGAGCTCGCCGCCGCGGCGGCGGATTGACCACGGTCCTGGCTGCGCTGGCGGAGTCGGTGGGACAGGACGTGCGGGCCCGCCGCGAGATCGAGTCCGACCGGGCCAAACCACGAGCCAACGCGCGCCTGATCACCGGCATCACCCTGGCCGTGCTGGCCTTCCTCGCCCTGTCCGGGGACTACATCGCCCCCTACGGCAGCCCCGTCGGACAGGTGCTGCTCGGCCTCTTCCTGGCCCTATACGCCGGGATGCTGATCTGGCTGCACACGATGGCCCAGGCCAAAGCCATGCCGCGCTTCATCGGCGCCACGGTCCGCGAAGGGGCGACATGA